The following are encoded together in the Proteiniphilum saccharofermentans genome:
- a CDS encoding IS4 family transposase produces MNQGKYIFAQLTEFLPRRVFDHIVSRHDGNKKVRSFTCWNQMLCMIFGQLTARDSMRDLMLSLEAHQSKYYHLGLGASVTRTNLGKANRNRSYKIFEDFAYVMMDKARQSHYREDFEVKVDGNVYAFDSSTIDLCLSVFWWAEFRKHKGGIKLHTLYDLKTSIPTFVLITSAKVNDMNAMDYLHYESGSFYIFDRGYVDFDRLYRVNESEAWFVTRAKKNFKFRRMYSREVDKSTGVQCDQIGKLEGFYQQKDYPGKLRRIKYHDVELGRTSFL; encoded by the coding sequence ATGAATCAAGGCAAATATATTTTCGCACAGCTTACAGAATTTCTACCACGTAGGGTGTTTGACCATATCGTATCCAGGCACGATGGAAACAAGAAAGTCCGAAGTTTCACCTGCTGGAACCAGATGCTATGCATGATCTTTGGACAATTGACAGCCCGTGACAGTATGCGGGACTTGATGTTGAGCTTGGAAGCCCATCAATCCAAATATTACCATTTGGGACTGGGGGCAAGCGTAACCCGGACAAATCTGGGCAAAGCCAATCGTAACCGTAGCTATAAAATCTTTGAGGATTTTGCCTATGTGATGATGGACAAGGCCCGTCAAAGTCATTACAGGGAGGACTTTGAAGTCAAGGTGGACGGGAACGTCTATGCCTTTGACTCCTCCACCATCGACCTGTGCCTGAGTGTCTTCTGGTGGGCGGAGTTCCGCAAGCACAAGGGAGGCATCAAGTTGCATACATTGTATGACCTGAAGACTTCCATTCCGACTTTCGTGTTGATCACCAGCGCAAAGGTCAATGATATGAACGCGATGGATTATCTTCATTATGAATCCGGGAGCTTTTATATCTTCGACCGCGGATACGTGGACTTTGACAGGTTGTACCGGGTGAATGAATCCGAAGCCTGGTTTGTCACGCGGGCCAAGAAGAACTTCAAGTTCCGCAGGATGTATTCCCGGGAAGTTGACAAGTCGACGGGCGTGCAATGCGACCAGATCGGGAAACTGGAGGGATTCTACCAGCAAAAGGACTATCCCGGCAAACTGCGCAGAATCAAGTATCACGACGTGGAACTGGGCAGGACTTCGTTTTTATAA
- a CDS encoding transposase — protein MRPDRETGGILPAKGLSRQTAQNQVSRRGTGQDFVFITNNMDLTAVEIALLYKKRWMVELFFKWIKQHLKVKSFWGTTINAVKIQLYCAIIAYCLVASIGYELKVERPIYEILQILSISLLDKTPIREILTNCDYKNVKELDYKQLKINWI, from the coding sequence ATGCGACCAGATCGGGAAACTGGAGGGATTCTACCAGCAAAAGGACTATCCCGGCAAACTGCGCAGAATCAAGTATCACGACGTGGAACTGGGCAGGACTTCGTTTTTATAACCAATAACATGGACTTGACGGCCGTCGAGATAGCGCTACTGTATAAAAAACGCTGGATGGTTGAGCTGTTCTTCAAATGGATAAAACAACACCTGAAAGTAAAAAGCTTCTGGGGAACGACCATCAACGCCGTTAAAATCCAATTATATTGTGCTATCATCGCTTACTGTCTGGTAGCCTCGATTGGTTACGAATTGAAAGTTGAGCGTCCAATCTACGAAATTCTGCAAATACTCAGCATCTCCCTACTGGACAAAACTCCTATAAGAGAGATACTTACGAATTGCGATTACAAAAATGTCAAAGAGCTCGATTATAAACAATTAAAAATCAACTGGATCTAA
- a CDS encoding IS30 family transposase, with translation MKKFKQLTVERRYQISALLQRGSTQKQIAGIVGVSESTISRELSRNKAKRGKYSAARAQMLADERKERFKRKRSFSSSMQRFIDKKLREEQWSPEQINGYCKVNGIEMVSVERIYQHIRKDKAQGGDLYTFLRHKLKHRRRPVSDTRVHIKDRVGIEHRPAIVDQKKRFGDLEIDTVIGKDGKGAILTIVERTKAFVLMEKLEKGKNAEAVKETVIRLLMPYKGKIHTITSDNGKEFAEHKAIASALDIDFYFANPYSSWERGLNEYTNKLVRQYIPKGTDFNDVNSEKVKEIQYKLNRRPRKKLNYKTPAQLFFASLENKIAFAS, from the coding sequence ATGAAAAAATTTAAACAATTGACCGTAGAGCGAAGATACCAAATATCAGCTCTACTTCAAAGGGGAAGTACACAAAAACAGATTGCAGGGATTGTAGGAGTATCGGAATCAACCATAAGTCGGGAGTTGTCCCGCAATAAAGCCAAGCGTGGGAAGTATTCTGCGGCTCGCGCTCAAATGCTTGCCGATGAACGCAAGGAACGCTTCAAGCGCAAGCGTAGCTTCAGTTCATCCATGCAGCGGTTCATTGACAAAAAACTACGGGAAGAACAGTGGTCTCCCGAACAGATTAACGGCTATTGCAAAGTCAACGGCATTGAGATGGTAAGCGTGGAAAGGATTTATCAGCACATTCGCAAAGACAAGGCGCAAGGAGGAGATTTATACACTTTCTTACGCCACAAGCTCAAGCACAGAAGACGCCCGGTATCGGATACCCGGGTACACATTAAAGACAGGGTGGGGATTGAACACCGACCGGCAATCGTAGACCAGAAAAAACGATTTGGAGATTTGGAAATCGATACCGTAATCGGCAAAGACGGCAAGGGTGCCATCTTAACCATCGTGGAGCGAACCAAGGCGTTTGTGCTAATGGAAAAATTGGAAAAGGGGAAGAATGCCGAGGCAGTAAAGGAGACTGTCATCCGTCTGTTAATGCCTTATAAAGGAAAGATTCACACCATAACATCCGATAACGGCAAGGAGTTTGCAGAACACAAAGCCATTGCAAGCGCTTTGGATATTGATTTTTACTTTGCCAATCCATACAGTTCCTGGGAAAGAGGATTGAACGAATACACCAATAAACTCGTACGCCAATACATCCCGAAAGGAACTGACTTTAATGATGTTAATAGTGAAAAAGTGAAGGAGATACAATACAAATTAAACCGAAGACCAAGAAAAAAATTGAACTATAAAACACCGGCTCAATTATTTTTTGCATCTTTGGAAAATAAAATTGCATTTGCGAGTTGA
- a CDS encoding helix-turn-helix domain-containing protein, with protein sequence MQELKKIGLNYITVDLGVVTLPEDITKEQKNQLKQALHSSGLELIEDKKDILVEQIKTAVIESIHYSDTQLKVPFSAYLSNKLNLNYTYLSNMFTESEGITIAHFIITHKIERVKELIQYDELTFSEIAYKMHYSSIAHLSNQFKKMTGITLSFYKTHGQRREINIENL encoded by the coding sequence ATGCAAGAGCTAAAGAAAATAGGGCTCAATTACATTACCGTGGACTTAGGGGTCGTTACTCTTCCGGAGGATATAACGAAAGAACAAAAAAACCAATTGAAACAGGCTTTGCATAGTTCCGGATTAGAACTGATAGAAGATAAAAAAGATATACTGGTCGAACAGATAAAAACAGCAGTCATAGAATCGATACATTATTCAGATACTCAATTAAAAGTGCCCTTTTCAGCCTATCTGAGTAATAAATTAAACCTCAACTACACTTACTTATCCAATATGTTTACAGAGTCAGAAGGTATTACCATTGCTCATTTCATTATCACACATAAAATCGAACGTGTGAAAGAACTCATTCAATACGATGAACTGACTTTCTCTGAAATCGCCTACAAAATGCATTACAGTAGTATTGCACACTTGTCGAATCAGTTCAAGAAGATGACAGGCATCACTTTGTCATTTTATAAAACACACGGACAGAGAAGGGAAATTAATATTGAAAACCTGTGA